From the Paraburkholderia sp. PREW-6R genome, one window contains:
- a CDS encoding quinone oxidoreductase, whose product MVKAIRFDKAGGPEVMKWVDVDVGEPGAGEIRIRQTAVGLNFIDVYFRTGLYPLPLPGGLGMEAAGEVNAVGPGVTDLSVGDRVAYVARPPGAYTQERVLPAAQVVKVPDGLTDEQAASVMLQGLTAQYLLRRTYPVKAGDTILIQAAAGGVGLLMCQMAKALGATVIGTVGSDEKAGIAKAHGCDHAIVYTHENFTRRVREITNGAGVPVVYDSIGKDTFAASLDCLAPLGMFVSFGNASGPLPPIDSSELAGRGSLFFTRPTLFTYIGKRSDYEAMSAELFDMLVSGKVKASVNQRYALADVGRAHEDLEARRTTGSTVLLP is encoded by the coding sequence GGCGGCCCGGAAGTGATGAAATGGGTAGACGTCGACGTGGGCGAGCCGGGTGCGGGCGAGATCCGCATCCGTCAGACAGCGGTCGGCCTGAATTTCATCGACGTGTATTTCCGCACAGGCCTTTACCCGCTGCCGCTGCCGGGCGGTCTGGGCATGGAAGCGGCCGGCGAGGTGAATGCGGTCGGCCCGGGCGTGACCGATCTCAGCGTGGGCGACCGCGTCGCCTACGTCGCGCGGCCGCCGGGCGCCTATACGCAGGAGCGCGTGCTGCCGGCAGCGCAGGTCGTCAAGGTGCCGGACGGGTTGACCGATGAACAGGCCGCGTCGGTGATGCTGCAAGGGCTCACCGCGCAATATCTGTTGCGCCGCACGTATCCGGTCAAAGCGGGCGACACGATCCTGATTCAGGCTGCGGCGGGCGGCGTCGGACTGCTCATGTGCCAGATGGCGAAGGCGCTGGGCGCAACGGTGATCGGCACGGTCGGCTCGGACGAAAAGGCCGGGATCGCCAAAGCGCATGGGTGCGATCATGCGATCGTGTACACGCACGAAAACTTCACGAGGCGCGTGCGCGAAATCACCAATGGCGCGGGCGTGCCGGTGGTCTACGACTCGATCGGCAAGGACACATTTGCGGCGTCGCTCGACTGTCTCGCGCCGCTTGGTATGTTCGTGAGCTTCGGCAATGCGTCGGGTCCGTTGCCGCCGATCGACTCGTCGGAATTAGCCGGGCGTGGATCGTTGTTCTTTACGCGTCCCACGCTGTTCACGTACATCGGCAAACGCAGCGATTACGAGGCGATGTCGGCTGAACTGTTCGACATGCTGGTGTCAGGCAAGGTCAAAGCCAGTGTCAATCAGCGTTATGCGCTGGCCGACGTCGGCCGCGCGCATGAGGACCTGGAAGCGCGCCGCACGACGGGGTCCACCGTCCTGCTGCCGTAA